One genomic window of Desulfuromonas sp. AOP6 includes the following:
- a CDS encoding UPF0149 family protein, whose translation MLTENEKRALKTLLDHAVDPKEAMCLDQLEGYLFGLAITPDSTEPGEWFADIFGESLAAFPDSAESDRLFATLTETILRLQSLRKVSKLDFPFDLALQKANNFLAVKKWASGLDKALARRAYLWMPEEVLEKTEMDEDREAIMNCLLIVLGVAHPEKLPEMFEGVGENEKEIMGVWNQLLDQLALAVESLQDFADFLQMQKAGGAIGEQRSFLVTSGGRTGRNDPCPCRSGKKYKKCCGLN comes from the coding sequence ATGTTGACTGAAAACGAAAAAAGGGCTCTGAAGACGCTTCTGGACCATGCTGTGGATCCGAAAGAGGCCATGTGCCTCGACCAACTGGAGGGCTACCTCTTTGGCCTGGCGATTACACCGGACAGTACGGAACCGGGGGAATGGTTTGCCGATATTTTTGGTGAATCCCTGGCGGCATTCCCTGATTCCGCTGAGTCGGACCGACTTTTTGCCACCTTGACGGAAACGATCCTTCGGCTCCAGTCCCTTCGCAAAGTATCGAAACTCGATTTTCCCTTTGACCTGGCGCTACAGAAAGCAAATAATTTTTTAGCCGTTAAAAAGTGGGCTTCCGGCCTGGATAAGGCTCTGGCCCGGCGCGCTTATCTGTGGATGCCGGAAGAAGTCCTGGAAAAAACCGAAATGGATGAAGACCGCGAAGCGATCATGAATTGCCTTCTGATCGTTTTGGGGGTGGCTCATCCCGAAAAACTTCCCGAAATGTTCGAAGGTGTTGGCGAAAACGAAAAAGAGATCATGGGAGTCTGGAACCAGCTGCTGGATCAGCTGGCTCTGGCGGTAGAATCTCTGCAGGACTTTGCCGATTTTCTGCAGATGCAGAAAGCTGGCGGAGCTATTGGGGAACAGCGCTCATTTTTGGTCACTTCAGGCGGGCGTACGGGTCGAAACGACCCCTGCCCCTGTCGCAGTGGCAAAAAATATAAAAAATGTTGTGGCCTGAATTAA